The Sulfurihydrogenibium azorense Az-Fu1 genome contains the following window.
CCCAAAGGAAAGGCAAACATTATAAAAATACTAGATAAAAATCTGTTTAGTATAACATTTTCAGTGTAAGGCTCAGTATACCCTATAGTTGAGATTGATATTACTGTATGGAAAAAGAAGTTTACTACACTTTCCCCATCTGATTTATTGTTCACTATCATAAACATCAACGTTCCGATTGTAGTCACAAATATAACTATCATTAAAGGAAGTTTGAGCTGACCTAAAACATCGTAAAACTTCTCTTCGTAGATGTACCTGTAGTTTATAGGCTTTACTTTTCCGTAGTGTGGGATTTTTTTATCTTTCAACTTTTTACCAATTTTCAAGTAAATTTTTTAACTTTTCATCTTTATCATACCACTTTCCTATCATTTTGGCAACATACTTTCCAAGAATATCAAACTCTATGTTTACAACATCTCCCACTTTTCTGTATTTAAGGTTTGTGTTTTCAAGGGTATGGGGTATAATGTTTAAGTCTATGATATTTTCATTTATATAGTTTACAGTCAAACTTATCCCATCTATTGCAATAGACCCTTTTTCTATTACAAGATTTTTATACTCAGGAGAAAAAGATATTTTAAAGTTTGTATGGCTTCCAAGGGAAGTTTTAGAAACTATACTTCCAGTTGTATCAACGTGTCCTTGGACTATATGTCCTCCCAGTCTAGACTGGGGAGTTAAAGACCTTTCAAGGTTTACATAGTCTCCTGTTTTTAAAAAGGAAAAATTACTTCTTTTTATAGTCTCTTGAGACACATCAAAACTTGCACTTTCTTTATCCATATCTACAACCGTTAAACAAACGCCGTTTACTGATATACTATCTCCTAAAACAGTCCCATCTAATACTTTTCTGCAACTTACAACCAACCTCATACCATCAGAATTTTTTATAACACTTTTTACCTTTCCAACTTCTTCAATCAATCCTGTAAACATTTTCACTCCTCCAGAGCATCGTATATAACATAGTTTCTTAAAACTTTTTTAACGTAATCCCTTGTCTCATCGTAAGGGTACAGCTCTATAAACTCTGCTAAGTCTTTTGGTCTTCTGTTTTCTATAAACCTTTTTACAGCTCCTTCTCCAGAGTTGTAAGATGCAAAAACGTAAACAAGTTCTCCGTCAAACATACTGATAAGCCTGTTTAAATACCACATGGAAAACTTTACACCTAAATCGGGATTAAAGAGGTCTGTAATATCAAAGTTTTCAATCTTTAAATTTTCTGCAGTCCACTTAGCGGTTTTTGGAATAAACTGGGTAAGTCCAACAGCGTTAGACCAAGATATAGCGTAAGGGTCAAAAAAACTCTCCTGTTTTATAACAGCGTAAACTATATTCTCCATATTTTTATCTTCTATTCTTGAAAAAGGTTTTACATAACTACATAAAGAGTTTTGACCGAAACACTTTACTGCAATCTCTGGCATTACATTGTAAAGTTTTTCACAGGGATTAGTTTTAATATAGTAATTTCCTTCAATGTAGGCAAGTTTATAATCTTTATCTTTTAATTGTTTTATTATTAAAGCTGTACTGTCTGGCTCTAAAGAGCATCTTCTGTTTTTGAGAATATTTGGTTTAATTTTACTTTTGTAGTAAATAAGTGCTAAGTAAGGTGTAATCTCTTCTACCTTCAGCTTCTCTTTAGGCGGAGTTAACTGAGTCCCTTGTAGTAGAGACTCCCAGTAAAGTATCTGGTAAGGGTCTTTTGAGTAATTTTTATACTGGTTTAAGTAATAGGTTGCTTGTGTATAATCTCCTTGAGTGTAGTGATACAAAAACATTAGCCAAATCAAGTCTTCTGGTAGTGTTTGAAAGTAAGTTTTTAAGGTTTCTACGTAAAACAAAAACAAGTTGTAATTTTGTCTGTAAAATTCTTTACTTGCCCTTTGAGTTAAAAACTCTCTTAATTTATCAAGTTGTTTTTTTTCAAGAAGGTAGTTTATGTAAGTATTTTCATACTCTTTACTTAAGTTTGCAGCTACCTTTAAGGCTTTTTCAAAGTAAGGACTATCTTGACTTATGTTTAAAAAGTAGGATATATCTCTCGTTAGTCTTAAAAGAAAGTAGTTAACTGCGTTTTGGTCTTCTAAAGTATAAACTAAGTATTTGGCTTTTTCGTAATGTTTGTTTTTTATACAGGTTTCCACTGCTTTTTCTTTGTCCTCTTCTGAAAGGTAAGGGTATAGTTCTAAGTATGCTTTGTAGCCGTAGTACGTGTGAGTTAAACCAGTTGCAAGCTCTTTTAAAGTTTGTTTGTCATTTTTTAATTTTGAGTAGATGTAAAGGTAAAATGGATAGTCCTCTTTTAAAAAAGCTCTTTTATTTACTTGGTCTATAAACTTTTCTGCCTTTTCTAAATCTCCACTGTAATACAAAAATGAAGCTATTTTTACAGCTACATAACTACTTAAAGCATAGTTTTTGTTCTCAGTAATAACTGAGTATGCGTTATTTAAGTCTATTTTGTCAAAATCTGATTTGTAAAGGTCTAAAAGTTGGTTGTAGTCTGCAAAAGCAAAAACTACCGTAAAAAGTATTGATAAAATTAATTTTTTAACCATCTAACTTCTCAATAATATAGGGAATTGGTTCTGGAAGTTTCTCTAACTGTATATGTAAATCTTTATTGGTTCGTGGATGTTTAAAGGTTAAACTGTAAGCAACCAGTGCGTGGTAATTAAGAATGTTTGATAACTCTACAGCTAAACTTGAGCCTAACTTACTTTTTTTAAATCCGTAAACTTGGTCGTTTAAAAGTGGATGTCCTATGGCTGAGAAATGGACTCTTATTTGGTGCGTTCTTCCTGTATGAAGTTTTATATCAACCATTGTAAGATTATGTTTTTCCCATCTTTTTTCAACCCAGTACTCCGTTAGGGCATCTCTTAGATTTGTTGCTACTGTTCCCATTTTTTGCCTATCGTATATAGACCTTCCAATAGGTAAATCTATTATACCGTGGTCTTTCTTTACAATACCTACTACTATTGCTTTATACCTTTTATCTATCTCCCTATTTTGAAACATTTTTTGTAATTCTTTATGGGTAAATTCTGATTTTGCAACTATTATTAATCCTGCCGTATCTTTATCAAGTCTGTGGACTATTCCAGCCCTTTCTTTTCCTTGGTATGTAGACACATTTTTAAAATGGTATAACAGAGCATTTACAAGAGTTCCACTTGTATGTCCCACAGAAGGATGGACTACCATGCCCGGTGGTTTGTAAACAACGGCAAGGTCTTCATCTTCATAGTACACTTTTAATGGTATATTTTCTGGGACTACTTCTAAAGGTTGTGGTGGAGGGATAATTACTGTATAACTCTCTCCAACCTTTACTTTCAAAGAAGGCTTTTTAATTGGTTTGTCTTCTTTTAATATAAAGCCTTTTTCTATTAGGTCTTGATAGTAAGAGCGAGAGTACTCTGGGTAGACTTTTGCTAAGAACTGGTCTAATCTCAAACCTGCATACTCTTCATTTACCTTAAATGTTAGAATTTCTTCCATCACTTACATTTTATCCAAGAACTAAGTATTTTTCAAACCTTTTACAAAAATTATTATTTTTCATATACTTACATAATTAAAATAAAGTTCCATATTTAAATCTATTCTAAAAATACTGCATAAAAAATATGCAATAAAACAATGTTATATTAAAAATTGCTTATTTATCATCATCTATTCTACCCAATATAAAAATATTAGAATTTTATTAATCAAACAATGTTTTATTTTTTACTAAAAATTTGACATTAAAAGTATTTTCAGTAAAATACTGTTTTATTTTTAATAATAAAACCACGTTATAAAGGAGGTTAACATGGAAAAGGCTGATTTACTTTTAAAGGTAGATGAAAAGTACTATCCACCACAAGAAATAGTGGAGCAAGCTTGGATTAAGGATTACGAATCTCTCTACAAACAGTCGATTGAGGATAGAGAAGGTTTTTACAGTAAAATTGCAGAAGAGTTAGAGTGGTTTCAAAAGTGGGATAAAGTTTTAGAGTGGAACTACCCTTACGCAAAATGGTTTATAAATGGAAAAACAAACATCACTTACAACTGTATCGATAGACATGTAAAAAATGGAAAAAGAAACAAGGTAGCTTTTATATCTATAGATGAGGAAGGAAACGAAAAAAAAGTTACCTATGGAGAACTTTTAGACTTAGTAAGCAGACTTGCCAACGGTTTAAAGTCTTTAGGTATTAAAAAAGGTGATAGGGTCTCTATATATATGCCAAACACTGTAGAAGCTGCTATTGCCATGCTTGCATGTGCAAGAATTGGTGCTATACACAGTGTAGTTTTTGCTGGATTTAGTGAAGGAGCATTAAAGATAAGAATAGATGATGCAAAAGCAAAAGCTGTTATAACTGCAACTTACACAAAAAGAAGAGGTAAAAAAATACCTTT
Protein-coding sequences here:
- a CDS encoding lytic transglycosylase domain-containing protein, whose translation is MVKKLILSILFTVVFAFADYNQLLDLYKSDFDKIDLNNAYSVITENKNYALSSYVAVKIASFLYYSGDLEKAEKFIDQVNKRAFLKEDYPFYLYIYSKLKNDKQTLKELATGLTHTYYGYKAYLELYPYLSEEDKEKAVETCIKNKHYEKAKYLVYTLEDQNAVNYFLLRLTRDISYFLNISQDSPYFEKALKVAANLSKEYENTYINYLLEKKQLDKLREFLTQRASKEFYRQNYNLFLFYVETLKTYFQTLPEDLIWLMFLYHYTQGDYTQATYYLNQYKNYSKDPYQILYWESLLQGTQLTPPKEKLKVEEITPYLALIYYKSKIKPNILKNRRCSLEPDSTALIIKQLKDKDYKLAYIEGNYYIKTNPCEKLYNVMPEIAVKCFGQNSLCSYVKPFSRIEDKNMENIVYAVIKQESFFDPYAISWSNAVGLTQFIPKTAKWTAENLKIENFDITDLFNPDLGVKFSMWYLNRLISMFDGELVYVFASYNSGEGAVKRFIENRRPKDLAEFIELYPYDETRDYVKKVLRNYVIYDALEE
- a CDS encoding riboflavin synthase, which codes for MFTGLIEEVGKVKSVIKNSDGMRLVVSCRKVLDGTVLGDSISVNGVCLTVVDMDKESASFDVSQETIKRSNFSFLKTGDYVNLERSLTPQSRLGGHIVQGHVDTTGSIVSKTSLGSHTNFKISFSPEYKNLVIEKGSIAIDGISLTVNYINENIIDLNIIPHTLENTNLKYRKVGDVVNIEFDILGKYVAKMIGKWYDKDEKLKNLLENW
- a CDS encoding RluA family pseudouridine synthase, which codes for MEEILTFKVNEEYAGLRLDQFLAKVYPEYSRSYYQDLIEKGFILKEDKPIKKPSLKVKVGESYTVIIPPPQPLEVVPENIPLKVYYEDEDLAVVYKPPGMVVHPSVGHTSGTLVNALLYHFKNVSTYQGKERAGIVHRLDKDTAGLIIVAKSEFTHKELQKMFQNREIDKRYKAIVVGIVKKDHGIIDLPIGRSIYDRQKMGTVATNLRDALTEYWVEKRWEKHNLTMVDIKLHTGRTHQIRVHFSAIGHPLLNDQVYGFKKSKLGSSLAVELSNILNYHALVAYSLTFKHPRTNKDLHIQLEKLPEPIPYIIEKLDG